The genomic segment CTTGTGCTCGAGATCGTCCAGATACTCACGTTCCTTCCAGAAATCGTAGCCGCGTACTGCCAATCCGAAAGGCCAGGTATGACCCATGGGTTCTGCTTCCAGCGGCAGTGCAGCCCAATTCGGGAGCTTGCCGAAATGGCTGGTAAGCGTTTGCGAGCTTGGTAAGGGAGCTACCTTCCCGGGGGCCGTACTTACCTGCGCCGCTTGAATTCCGATTTCCTCACCATATAACCAAACGCATAGGCCAAGAGTGAGTATTAACCAACCAGGCCAACGCAAGCGACCGTCGAGATCCAGGTCGCGGGTCCGGCTGGCCGCCAGCCAACTGAGTGCCCACCACAGCACGATCGTGGCAAGAATCAGCGCGAGCCACCAAATTTTGTCGCCGAGAAACTCCATCGCCTCGCCAGGACTGGTTTCGGCGATGATGCCGAGATGGTGAGTGGAGATGCCCTGGCCGTAGAATTTGCGCAGATAGATTTCGGTGGGCAAGGCCAGGAACGCCGGCAACAGCATCCAGTGGAACCAGAAGGGCCGCTTGAAGATGGACCATATCACTAGCCAGAGCGCGATTTCCGTAACGATGATGCGGATCGGGTGATCTACAGTTTGCCCGAACAGCAAAGGCACGAAGGGAACCAGGGACAGGGCCAGGTAGGTAACCAGCACGAACAGGTTATTGCGGCGAAACAAGGCGGGCATCATGAAGGGTGAAAATAGTCGAATCCCATTATCCCGCAAAGCTGGCGCGGGTGACCACGGCATATGAGATATAGACGGCCTTTGCCAATCGCGAGGTATTCAAAGTGACAATGGTCTGGTGGTGATCGCCGACAGGCGTCCGGACTGTTGTGTTTAGGAGGCACCTATCCTAGACTGCGGTTGACTGCCAGGCATCATAGGGATATACTCGCGGGTTCTCGATTGTAGGCTCTAAGGGCCGAACGTTCTTTGGTCTGCTTCCGCTTTCTATAGCGCGTTCCTCCTCTACTGCTGAATCGAATTGTGCGCAGGTTTTGTACGGTTCGTATGATTCCTCTGCAAGTATCTGTCCAATCCCGGACAACCGATTTCGGGATTGTTGTTATTAACGTCGTAATTTTGTTGGATATATAACGATGCCAACCATCAATCAATTGATTCGCCAGCCGCGCGTTTCTGCGGTCGTAAAGAGCAAATCACCAGCGCTGGAAAACAGCCCGCAAAAACGCGGCGTTTGCACCCGCGTTTATACGACAACTCCAAAGAAGCCAAACTCGGCTCTGCGTAAAGTTGCCAAAGTTCGCCTGACCAACGGTTTCGAAGTCATTTCGTACATCGGCGGTGAAGGCCATAACCTGCAAGAACATAGTGTCGTGCTGTTGCGCGGCGGCCGTGTAAAAGACTTGCCGGGTGTGCGTTACCACATGGTTCGCGGTGCACTGGATACCCAGGGCGTCAAGGATCGTAAGCAAGCACGTTCGAAGTACGGTGCAAAGCGTGCTAAGGCTACAAAGAAATAATAGTTTTCGTAAGGCGTAAGCCAAGCGAATAAGTGTCGGTCCCCAATGGGCCGAGTAAGTGGAGGGCTATGATGGCCATCCGCGAGTGTGCAGAAACAAATTATCTGTGCGCTCAACTGAAGATTGAAAGGAATCGAAATGCCACGTCGTCGTGAAGTTCCCAAGCG from the Collimonas arenae genome contains:
- the rpsL gene encoding 30S ribosomal protein S12; the encoded protein is MPTINQLIRQPRVSAVVKSKSPALENSPQKRGVCTRVYTTTPKKPNSALRKVAKVRLTNGFEVISYIGGEGHNLQEHSVVLLRGGRVKDLPGVRYHMVRGALDTQGVKDRKQARSKYGAKRAKATKK